The sequence below is a genomic window from Enterocloster clostridioformis.
GCGGAAATGGATGACGGCCGCAGAACCTTCGCCTGCCTCGTTGGAATACAGTCCCCTGGCCACGCCGAACCGCATGGCCCTCCTTCATTGTCAGCCCTGCCGCGGCCCCCATCCCCGCCTTCATGGAACATGCTTCCCGGAAAATGCGGTTCAGCATGGGCAGAATGGATTCCAGATTGGCAAACACCACCACAGCGCCTCCCACAATATACAGCGACGCCATGATTGGCACGACTTTCTGGGCTGTATCCGCCAGACGTTTCAACCCTCCGCCAATGATAAAAATCATGGCAGCCGCCAATACAACACCGGTACACAGCTTCGGGACCCCGAACACCTGATAGGCTGCGCCTGATATGGTATTGGACTGAATCAGGGTTCCGCCTGCATTCTGGAAAAACAGAAGGACAGCCGCGGCCACGCCCAGACACCGTGTATGGAGTCCCTTTTCAATATAATACATGGGACCGCCGTAATAGCTTCCGTCCACGCCTTTTTGACGGAACACCAGACCCAGTACGATTTCCGCATATTTGGTGGCCATTCCTAAAAATGCAGCCGCCCACATCCAGAACAGGGCGCCCGGACCTCCACCAATCAATGCAGTGGCAACCCCCACGATATTCCCGCTTCCCACACAGCTTGCGATTGCCATATAAAGAGCCTGGACGGAGGACACGGTTCCCTTATGGTTCCGGGATGGTTCTGTTCTATCTTCTTTTTTGCAGAATTCCTTTATAATCCAGGGGATGGACCTGAACTGGATGCAGCCCGTGGCAATGGTATAAAACACGCCCAGCCCCAGCAATACAAACAGCATCCAGTTTCCCCACAGCAGGCCGGCCAGATTCCCCAGAACTGCCTCTGCTGTTTTCATCACTCCAACCGGTTCCTTCCCTCTGCCTGCGGCATATGAAATCCCATGACAGCTGCCAGAGTAGGCGCTATGTCAATCAGCTTCATGGAGCCTATATCGTGTTTCCGTTCTATCCCGCATCCTTCTATCATGAAAGACGCCCTCATTTCCTCGAAGTTTTCACAGTAGCCATGCTGGGCTTTCTGGTGCAGTTTTTCCGTACAGTAATCCCCCTGCACATCGTCCCGTATTTCATATCCCTTTTGAGAGACCAGCACATAGTCAGCCAGAGGGAAACCGCCTCGTTCTATGGCCTGTTTCCGGTCCAGTACCTCCAGAATGCCCAAATACGGATTGGATGACAGCTCCTTCATTACCTGCTCCAGCTTTTTTCCGGCATCTTCATCCTGCCCGTCCTTCAGCCGGATTTCAGACATGCCCCCTGCACGCTGGGACCAGGCTTTCCAGTCCGTTACCCTGCCATTTTCATCTGTAGTGATAAGCCCTGCTTCCCTCAGCTTCACATTAGGCCGGATATTATACCGATTGTCCAGTGTCCCATGGTCGGAAACAACGCAGACAACCGCCTGGTCATCCGTTATTCCATGTACCTTCTCAACCAAGTCTCCCAGCATTCTGTCAATGGCCTCAACCGCATGGGCAGCCTCTTTGCTGTATACCCCATACTCATGGGCCATCTCGTCAAAGGACGCAAAGTAGGCTGACATGAAAAAAGGCTGTTCCTTTACCCTGGGCGCCAGCTTATGGTCCAATACCCACATGGCTGCCTTGTACCGCTGCCTGTCCCCGGCTTCCGTCAGGTCCAGGCCTCCTGCATACCTTCCAATTTCCTCCTCCATCTCCAGAACCATGCCCTGCGGCACGGACATGGCGTCGATAAACCGGCTGTCCAGCTCTGTTCCATCCCACCAGAATTCCGGCGCCATAAAATCTCCCCCGGCAGCCACTGATGTGGGAAATGCCACGCTGGCAGACAGATATCCGTGTTTTCCGGCAGCCTCCCACAGATTTTCCACTTTTCTGCTGGTAAACCAATGCCATGCTCCCATATGCTCCTCCATGGGGTCAAATATTCCATTGTTATATATGCCGTGGACAGCGGGATTGGTACCTGTGATGATGCTCTGGTGGCAGGGATAGGTAAAGGTAGGAAACACACTCTGCACGCCCTGGCCTGCAAAGGTACCATTCTCCACAAAATATTTACTTATATTAGGAAGGCTGATTCCCAGACGTTCCTGTTCAAAAACAAACTCCGGCTTCAATGCGTCCACCGATACCAGCAATACACTTACCTTATTTTGCTCCATGACCTTTATCCCCCTGTTTTTCCGGTTTCTCGACCCTGATGCCTGCCTGTTCAAAGGGCTGTATCTGCTCCTTTGCTGCCTCGGAATCCGTAATAATCATCCCCACCCGGTCGATGTCGCACATCTTTACCAGTGAATTCACGCCCAGCTTGGTACTGTCCGCAATGACAATGGTCTGGTCTGAGGCCTCCATCATCTTTTCCTGCACAATGATTTCATCCATACGCTGGTAGGTGATTCCCCGGTCAACCGAAATGCCGCAGGTGGTCAGAAAAAATAAGTTGATGCTTAATTTGGAAAATATCATGCCTGCAATATCAGACACAAAGGCCAGCTCCTCAGGGCGGTATACGCCGCCCGTTGCAATGAGTGTGATTCCCTTTGCATCAGCCAGTTCATTTAAAATAGCAATGGAATTGGTGACCACGGTCAGTGAACGGAATGTCCTCTTTATGGCGCGGGCCAGCTCATAGGAAGTGGTTCCGGAGTCCAGGGCTATGGACTGACCCTCCTTAATAAAACGGACC
It includes:
- a CDS encoding DeoR/GlpR family DNA-binding transcription regulator; this encodes MLAEQRYQKIISLMQTDGSVRVADLKKKMGVSPETVRRDLENMEALGLIRRTRGGAFLADRENMPGEQNIQYQNFSARERENLESKVEIAEFAVRFIKEGQSIALDSGTTSYELARAIKRTFRSLTVVTNSIAILNELADAKGITLIATGGVYRPEELAFVSDIAGMIFSKLSINLFFLTTCGISVDRGITYQRMDEIIVQEKMMEASDQTIVIADSTKLGVNSLVKMCDIDRVGMIITDSEAAKEQIQPFEQAGIRVEKPEKQGDKGHGAK
- a CDS encoding alanine/glycine:cation symporter family protein, whose translation is MKTAEAVLGNLAGLLWGNWMLFVLLGLGVFYTIATGCIQFRSIPWIIKEFCKKEDRTEPSRNHKGTVSSVQALYMAIASCVGSGNIVGVATALIGGGPGALFWMWAAAFLGMATKYAEIVLGLVFRQKGVDGSYYGGPMYYIEKGLHTRCLGVAAAVLLFFQNAGGTLIQSNTISGAAYQVFGVPKLCTGVVLAAAMIFIIGGGLKRLADTAQKVVPIMASLYIVGGAVVVFANLESILPMLNRIFREACSMKAGMGAAAGLTMKEGHAVRRGQGTVFQRGRRRFCGRHPFPRPR
- a CDS encoding alkaline phosphatase family protein codes for the protein MEQNKVSVLLVSVDALKPEFVFEQERLGISLPNISKYFVENGTFAGQGVQSVFPTFTYPCHQSIITGTNPAVHGIYNNGIFDPMEEHMGAWHWFTSRKVENLWEAAGKHGYLSASVAFPTSVAAGGDFMAPEFWWDGTELDSRFIDAMSVPQGMVLEMEEEIGRYAGGLDLTEAGDRQRYKAAMWVLDHKLAPRVKEQPFFMSAYFASFDEMAHEYGVYSKEAAHAVEAIDRMLGDLVEKVHGITDDQAVVCVVSDHGTLDNRYNIRPNVKLREAGLITTDENGRVTDWKAWSQRAGGMSEIRLKDGQDEDAGKKLEQVMKELSSNPYLGILEVLDRKQAIERGGFPLADYVLVSQKGYEIRDDVQGDYCTEKLHQKAQHGYCENFEEMRASFMIEGCGIERKHDIGSMKLIDIAPTLAAVMGFHMPQAEGRNRLE